One Gordonia pseudamarae genomic window, ATCCGCATCACCGACTCGTCGTTGCGCGACGGCAGTCACCACAAGCGGCACCAGTTCACCGAGCAGGAGGTACGCGACATCGTCGCCGCCCTCGACGATTCCGGTGTGCCTGTGATCGAGGTGACCCACGGCGACGGGCTCGGCGGTTCCTCGTTCAACTACGGCTTCTCCAAGACACCTGAACAGCAATTGATCAAGGCCGCGGCCGAAACCGCCAAGCGTGCCAAGATCGCGTTCCTGATGCTGCCCGGGCTCGGCACCAAGGACGACATTCGCGCCGCCCAGGACAACGGCGGACAGATCTGCCGCATCGCCACCCACTGCACCGAGGCCGACGTCTCGATCCAGCACTTCGGGCTGGCCCGCGAACTCGGCCTGGAGACCGTGGGCTTCCTGATGATGAGCCACTCGCAGCCGCCCGAGGTGATCGCCGCGCAGGGCCGCATCATGGCCGATGCCGGTTGCCAGTGCGTGTACGTCGTGGACTCGGCCGGTGCGCTGGTGCTCGAGGACGTCACCTACCGGGTGCAGGCGCTGCGCGCCGAACTCGGCGACGACGCCCAGATCGGTTTCCACGGCCACGAGAACCTCGACATCGCTGTTGCCAACTCGGTGAACGCGGTGCGTGCCGGTGCCCAGCAGATCGACGGG contains:
- the dmpG gene encoding 4-hydroxy-2-oxovalerate aldolase; translation: MSTDLMANARKYSDTLDIRITDSSLRDGSHHKRHQFTEQEVRDIVAALDDSGVPVIEVTHGDGLGGSSFNYGFSKTPEQQLIKAAAETAKRAKIAFLMLPGLGTKDDIRAAQDNGGQICRIATHCTEADVSIQHFGLARELGLETVGFLMMSHSQPPEVIAAQGRIMADAGCQCVYVVDSAGALVLEDVTYRVQALRAELGDDAQIGFHGHENLDIAVANSVNAVRAGAQQIDGSIRRFGAGAGNTPTEAFVGVCDKLGISTGIDFMKIADAAQDVVRPAMPSECLVDRSAMMMGYAGCYSSFLKHAENHAERYGVPAAEILLEAGNRKLVGGQEDQLIDIALELRKKQDANAGV